CTGCCCCTCTTCGAGCACTGGCCCGAGGAGCCCCCGCAGCTTCTCCATCCCGAGCCGCAGGCGTCCCTTCACCGTGCCCACGGGGTCTCCCGTCCGCGCCGCGATCTCGGTGTGGGTCAGGCCCTCGAAGTAGGCCAGCTCGATCGCGGCCCGCTGCTCCGGCGGCAGGAGTTTGAGCGCCTTCCGAACGGCCTCCCGCCGCTCCCGTCCCTCCAGGTCCCCCGCGGGATCCTCCCTCCGATCGAGCGCCTCGGTGACGGTCGCCCCCGCGGTCCCGTCCTGCCGCCGCCGCCGCCGCCGGTCAATGGCCCGGCTTCGGGCAATGGTCAGGAGCCACGTCCGGGGAGCCCCCCGCCCCGGGGTGTAGCGGGCGGCCTGCCTCCAGGCCTGGATGAAGACATCCTGGAGCACCTCCTCTGCGTCAGCCGCGTTGCCGGTCACCCGGGCGGCAAGCCCGAAGATCAGGGGGGCGTAGCGGTCATAAAAGGTTGCCAGGGCGACCAGATCCCCGCGCGCCATCGCCTGGATCAGGCCCCCGTCGTCCACGCGCTTTGTCCTTCCGGCTCCGCCCCTTCGAGAAGATACGGCCCGCCCGCGCCGGAGGATCAACCCAGTCGGCGGCACCGGCGCCCGAGCGTATGCGAGGCGGAGGGCATGTGTCAATGCAAAGGGCTCTTCCCGGTGATCCGTGCCGCGCCCCGCCCCGTATCCAGATCCAGAGTCAAGGCCGGCCCCGTGCCCGCGCACTCGCACGAACCCAAAGGAGGGACCTCATGAAGCGGATCGTCTCGACCATCCTGGTGGTGAGTCTCCTGGCGTTGCCCGGCGTCCTCGCCCTCGCCCCAGTGGCGCACGCCGAGCACGTGACCGAGCAGGTGCTGACGGAGCAGCTCGGCAAGATCAAGGCGATGATCGCCGAGATGGAAACGAAGATGAAGACCAAGAAAATGATGATGAGCCACAAGGGCATGGACCAGTCCATGGAAATGCTCATGGAGATCACCAGGATCCTGCAGGAGAT
The nucleotide sequence above comes from Candidatus Methylomirabilis sp.. Encoded proteins:
- a CDS encoding sigma-70 family RNA polymerase sigma factor; its protein translation is MDDGGLIQAMARGDLVALATFYDRYAPLIFGLAARVTGNAADAEEVLQDVFIQAWRQAARYTPGRGAPRTWLLTIARSRAIDRRRRRRQDGTAGATVTEALDRREDPAGDLEGRERREAVRKALKLLPPEQRAAIELAYFEGLTHTEIAARTGDPVGTVKGRLRLGMEKLRGLLGPVLEEGQG